The Pseudomonas cucumis sequence CAGTGTCATCGATGTATGGAGAAAAGGCATGAAGGGCAAAGGCGATTTCACCGGCAAGGTCGGCCATACGGTTCTCATCGGCTGGGAAGGCGCGTCCAGCGAGCGGGTGATTGAATTATTGCTGCAGGACGAAACGTCCAATGACAACCTGATCGTCATTTGCGATTGCGACCTCGAAGAAAATCCCATGCCGGGCAAAGCGGACTTTATCAAAGGCGAAAGCCTGTCCTCTGCCGCGCTTTTGCTACGCGCCGGCGTTCCCGGTGCAGAACGCGTTCTGGTGCGAACCCATTCAGACGATCTGACCCTCGCCACCGTGCTGGCGATCAATCAACTGAGCCCTGTCGGGCATGTGGTCGCCCACTTCAATGAAAGTGAAATCGCCGCGCTCGCCAGCGCCTACGCGCCTAGCCTGGAATGCACCTCGAGCATGGCCATCGAGATGTTGGTGCGTGCCTCTCAGGATCCGGGCTCATCAGTGGTCATCAATGAATTGCTGTGCGTGGGTCAAGGCGCCACCCAGTACCTGATGAAACTACCCGAGACTTTTGAAGCAACGTTCGGCGATCTGTATGCACAGATGAAAGAGCGCCACAACGCGACCCTTATCGGCTATCGCGCCAAAGGCGCCCGACAGCCTTCGATCAACCCGCCCGGCGCCACCCGCGTTGAGGGCGGCGAACTCTTCTACATCGCCTCCACTCGCCTCAAGGAAATCACCAATGGGATGGTTTAAACAGTTGATGGGGCTTGAGGCCCCGAAAGCGAATACGGAATCGAAATGGACAGCCAACGAAACCCTGCCCGTCACCGGTCCGCTGGGCCTGGCATTGGGCAAAGGGGTGATGTTCGACACCAGCCTGAAATTGTTGCTCGACGGCAACACCACCGTGGTCATCCCTGGCTCCCAACAGATCTGGAGCGCTGGCACTGTTGATCTCGGGCAGTCGACCTGGCTGTCACGCTATTACATGAACGACGAAGACCACTGGCTGCAAGTGCACACCACCGGCGACATCGCCGGGCAAGTCGAGTCGGTGATCCTGTTCAATTACCTCAGCTATATCACCATCAACAGTGAGTCGGAGTTGCGTCGACTGGCCGGTCCTGAAAGCTTGATCGGCCTGCCGACTTACAACCACAACGGTGTCGAATACACCCGCGAATGGGGCACCGAGAGCGGCCAGACAGAACTGGTGGCGTTGAGCGAACACCTGAAAAACCCGGATGAGTCTTACAGCATCGAGCACCGTTCGATGCTGTACGCCCGCGAGACCGGCCTGACCGATCGCCGGGAATTCCTGCTGTTTTCCGTCGAGGAAGACGCCGAAGGCACTATCAGCTTGAGCACTTCGCTGGGCATTTCTCTGTACACCACTGACCTGAACACTTTTTAAAAAGGAAGAAGTCCATGCTTGAAGCGCTCTCCATCTCCCTGAACAAAGCCGCCGTGCTCGGGTTTGTGTTGTACATCCTCGGCGCCGCCGTATTGTTCGCGCTGTTCCAGTTCATCTACACCCGAATCACCCCACACAAAGAATTCGAACTGATCCGTTCGGGCAACGTTGCGGCCGCGATCGCGCTGGGTGGCGCCATCATCGGTTTCGCCATTCCGGCCAGCAATGTGATTGCCTTCTCGATCAGCATTCTGGATTTCGTCGTCTGGGCCGTGATCGCCGCTTTCGTACAACTGCTGGCGTTCCTGGTGACCAGCCTGGTGCTGAAAGGCGCCTCTGAACGGATCAAAAAAGGCGAAATCGCTGCGGGTATCTATGTCGCGGCAGTGGCCATCAGCGTCGGCATGTTGAACGCCGCGTGCATGACTCCTTCCCAGTACTGATTACGCCACGGAGATTGCAATGAAACGAAGCAAGTACGTTCAGCTCTCGCTGGCAGCGTCGGTCGCCATGGCGATATCAGGCTGCGGGCAGGCGGAAAAAACCTACCCGGTGCAGAAGAAGTACAACTTCCAGTCTGTTCAGCAGTGTGCCGATGAAAAACTCCCGGTAGACGTCTGCTCTGACGCCTACATGACCGCCATGGCTGAGCATCGTCGTATCGCGCCGGTGTACGACAACCAGGCCGATTGCGATGCCGACTTTGTCGCCGACTGGTGCCAGCAGGATTCCGCCGGCAAATTCATCCCCAAGCTGGGCGGCTTCGAGCTGACCGCCGATGGCGAGGTGACGCAATCCCAGGTGGACGCGGCCAAGGCTCAATTGCCCGCCTCGGAAGCGAACAGTGGAGGCTCCGGATTCTCCGGCACCAGCCTGCTGACCGGGCTGCTGATCGGCAACATGCTGAGCAGCAACCGCAACAGCTACTTCTCCCAGCCGGTCTACCGCTACCGCGATGATCGCGGAAACTACGCCTCTTCAACGCTCAGCCAACGGATTTCGAAAGGCTCGACCTTTACCAAGTCCAATCAGGCAAGGTACGGCAGCAGCTACACCGACTCAATCCGCTCCTCTGCCAGCAAGCCGATGTCCGTGGACTCGTCCACCTCCCGTGGCGGCTTCGGCAGCAAAGCCAGTGCCCGCAGCGGTTGGGGCGGCTCGAGCAGCACTGGCCGATCGAGCAGTTAAGGAACGAGCACCATGAAGAAGATTCTCTGCGCAGAGCGTCATGACTGGAAACAGACAGCCGAAAGTCTTGGGTTTCTGTTCCATACCATCGACGACGAACCCTATTGGGACGAGAGCGCGTATTACCAGTTCACGCTCAAACAGATCGAGAACGATCTCGAAGACCCGACCACCGAGATTCATGAGATGTGCATGGACCTGGTGGCCCGCGTGGTTCAGAGCGAGGAGTTGCTGGAGCGCCTGAGCATTCCTGCGCCATTCTTCGACATGGTTCGCACTTCATGGCTCGAAGGCCACCCGCACCTGTATGGACGCATGGATTTCTCCTACAACGGCAGCGGGCCGGCCAAGTTGCTGGAACTCAACTACGACACGCCGACCAGCCTGTATGAGGCCGCGGCGTTTCAGTGGGGCTGGCTGGAGCAATGTATCGAGCGCGGCTTGCTGCCCAAGCATGCCGACCAGTTCAACAGCATCGACACCAAGCTGCACCAGGCCTTTGCCCAACTGCAGCTCAAACAGCCCTTCTATTTCGCTTCGATGAAAGACTCGGTCGAAGACAAAGGCACCACCGACTATCTGCGCTTGATCGCGGAAAAGGTCGGCATCGAATCACGGCACATCGATATCGAGGACATCGGTCTCACCAGTGATGGACGTTTCGTCGACCTCGAAGATCGCTGGATCCCTCACCTGTTCAAGCTGCATGCCTGGGAGTTCATCTTCCACGAACCCTTTGGGGCAGCGATTGCTCAGAGCGATACACAGTTTTTCGAACCAGCCTGGAAATCGATCATTTCCAACAAGGGCATCCTGCCGCTGCTGTGGGAGTTCAACAAAGGTCACCCGAACCTGCTCGCCGCGCACCTGGATACCGACCCGGGCAAAGCGGTGCCCAAAGGCTGGGTGCGCAAGCCGTTCTTCTCCCGGGAAGGCGCCAACATCGAGCTGCAAACCGCTGACGGTCTGATCGTGAAAGAGGACGGCCCCTACACCGACGCACCTTTTATCCTTCAGGAGTTCGCCCCACTGCCGAAGTTTGGCGACAGCTTTACGCTGGTTGGCTCTTGGGTGATCGGTGATCAGGCAGCCGGTATTGGCGTGCGGGAAGACAACAGTTTGATCACCAAGGATTCGAGCCGTTTCTTGCCGCACCTGATACTCGATTGATCCATCCATCGCCGGTGTGGACATAAGTACGATGCCCGCAAGACTTACGGCTGAAATACCGGATAATGGCGGCCAAATCGTCTAGCCCGTTATTCTGGTAATCCCCCATGGAAATCAAGGTCAACTTTCTCGACAACCTTCGGCTTGAAGCCAAGTTCGATGACTTCACGGTGGTGGCCGATCAACCTATCCGCTACAAGGGCGATGGCTCGGCACCAGGTCCATTCGACTACTTCCTGGCTTCGTCGGCGTTGTGTGCAGCTTATTTCGTGAAGTTGTACTGCGACACTCGCAGTATTCCCACCGATAACATCCGCCTGTCGCAGAACAACATTGTTGATCCGGAAAACCGCTACAACCAGATTTTCAAGATTCAGGTCGAGTTGCCGGCGGACATCTCCGACAAGGACCGCCAGGGCATCCTGCGCTCCATCGACCGTTGCACCGTGAAAAAAGTGGTGCAAGCCGGGCCTGAGTTTGTGATCGAAGAAGTCGAAAACCTCGACGCCGATGCCCAGGCGCTGCTAATGCCTGCGTCCAGTTCAGAGGCGAGCACTTATATCGTGGGCAAGGATCTGCCGCTGGAGCAAACCATCGCCAATATGTCAGCCATTCTGGCGGACCTGGGCATGAAGATTGAAATCGCCTCGTGGCGCAATATCGTGCCCAATGTGTGGTCGCTGCATATTCGCGATGCGCACTCGCCGATGTGCTTTACCAACGGCAAGGGTGCGACCAAGGAAGGCGCGTTGGCGTCTGCGTTGGGCGAGTTTATCGAGCGACTCAACTGCAACTTCTTCTACAACGACCAGTTCTGGGGCGAAGACATCGCCAACGCAGCGTTTGTACATTACCCGGACGAACGCTGGTTCAAGCCTGGCCGAAAAGATGAGCTGCCAACTGAAATTCTCGACGAGTACTGCCTGAAGATTTACAACCGCGACGGCGAGTTGCGTGGCTCCCATCTGATCGATACCAACTCGGGCAATGAAGAGCGCGGCATCTGCTCGCTGCCGTACGTGCGCCAGTCGGATGGCGAGGTGGTGTATTTCCCGTCCAACCTGATTGAAAACCTGTTCCTGAGCAACGGCATGAGTGCCGGTAACACGCTGGCCGAAGCACAGGTGCAGTGCCTGTCGGAGATCTTCGAGCGCGCGGTAAAACGCGAAATCATCGAAGGTGAATTTGCATTGCCGGATGTGCCGGCCGATGTACTGGCGAAGTACCCCGGGATACTGGCCGGTATTCAGGCCCTGGAAGAGCAAGGGTTCCCCGTGCTGGTGAAGGATGCATCCCTGGGCGGTGAATTCCCGGTGATGTGTGTCACGTTGATGAACCCGCGTACCGGCGGTGTGTTCGCCTCGTTCGGCGCGCACCCGAGCCTGGAAGTGGCGCTGGAACGCAGCCTGACCGAATTGCTGCAGGGCCGCAGCTTCGAAGGCCTCAACGACTTGCCCCAGCCGACTTTTGAAGGGCATGCGGTGACCGAGCCGAATAACTTCGTCGAGCACTTTATCGACTCCAGCGGCGTGGTGTCGTGGCGCTTCTTCAGTGCCAAATCGGATTACGAATTCGTGGAGTGGGACTTCTCCGGCCAGGGTGAAAACTCGAATGCCGAGGAAGCCGCGACCTTGTTCGGCATTCTCGAAGGCATGGGCAAAGAAGTGTACATGGCGGTCTACGAGCACATCGGTGCAACGGCCTGCCGCATCCTGGTGCCAGACTATTCGGAAATTTATCCAGTAGACGATCTGATCTGGGATAACACCAACAAAGCGCTGTTTTTCCGCGCCGATATCCTGAACCTGCATCGCCTGGACGAAGACGAACTGCAAGCGCTGGTTGAGCGTCTGGTGGAAAGTGAGCTGGACGACTACACCGACATCCCCACCTTGATCGGCATCGAATTTGACGACAATACGGCTTGGGGTCAGTTGACGATCCTGGAGTTGAAGCTGCTGATTTATCTCGCCTTGCAGCGATTTGAAGAGGCGAAAGAGGCGGTGGAAATGTTCCTGCAGTACAACGACAACACGGTTGAGCGTGGCTTGTTCTACCAGGCCGTCAACGTGGTGCTGGAGATGAAGCTGGACGAAGACCTGGAGCTGGAAGACTACGAGGCCAATTTCCGCCGGATGTTTGGCAACGAGCGAACGGATGCAGCGATCGGATCGGTGGACGGCAGCGTGCGTTTCCATGGCTTGACGCCGACCAGCATGGAACTGGAGGGGCTCGACAGGCACCTGCGGTTGATCGATAGCTACAAGAAACTGCACATGGCGCGGGCCAACGTGACTAACTTATCCCGTTAACAGCGCCAACAAAAAAGCGAAGCCAGATCACTGGCTTCGCTTTTTTATTACTGACTGGATAGCTGCTTTTTAGAACGGGATATCGTCATCAAAGCTGTCGAAATCCGGAGCCGGCTGTGGAGCTGCCTGCTGTGGAGCTGGACGCGACTGTTGCGGTGCCGACTGCTGCGGACGCGGAGCCTGCTGGCGTGGGGCTGGAGCGGATTGCTGGTAGTTATTGCCCCCGCCTTGTTGGTCGCCCTGCTGTGGACGGCCGCCCAGCAGTTGCATGGTGCCTTGCATGTCGACCACGATTTCAGTGGTGTAACGCTTGATACCGTCTTTTTCCCACTCGCGGGTCTGCAGCTTGCCTTCGATGTACACCTGCGAACCTTTGCGCAGGTATTCGCCGGCAATTTCGGCAACCTTGCCGAACATCGAAACACGGTGCCATTCGGTCTTCTCGACCTTCTGACCGGTTTGCTTGTCGGTCCACTGTTCGCTGGTCGCCAGACTCAGGTTGGTCACGGCGTTACCGTTAGGCAAGTAGCGAACTTCGGGATCCTGGCCGCAAGTGCCGACCAATATGACTTTGTTAACCCCACGGGCCATAACGTTCTCCTAGGCTACGCACGCTGCCCCGGCCGGGTTGTTCACCAGGCGCTCAAGGGTGGTGCGATCCAATAGTTCTGTGTCCAATTTGATGTAAATCGCCGCTTCATCTTCGACGATCACTGCATCTGTTACCCCTACGACGGCCTTCAGGCGCTCGACCAGACCCGCTTCGCGGATCGCCTCGGGCGACAACGGCAAGCGCAGGCTCGTGACGTAAGGTGGTTCGCGCATGGTAACAGCAAAGGCCAGCCAGAGGGCAGCCAGGCCGGCGCATCCGAGGAATACAACCGACAAACCGCCGTGCTGGAACATCCAGCCGCCGAGGATCCCGCCCAGCGCCGAACCGAGGAACTGACTGGTGGAATAAACCCCCATTGCCGTGCCCTTGCCGCCCGCCGGTGAAACCTTGCTGATCAGCGATGGCAATGAAGCTTCCAGCAAGTTGAACGCGGTAAAGAACACCACCGTACCAATCACCAGAGCCCGCAAGCTATCGCCGAACTGCCAGAAGAATAGCTCAGTGAGCATCAGCGTCAGCACTGCGCCCAATAAAACTCGTTTCATTTTGCGTTTCTTCTCGCCATAGATGATGAACGGAATCATGGCGAAGAAAGAGATCAGCAGCGCGGTCAGGTACACCCACCAGTGCTGCTCTTTGGGCAGCCCGGCTTTTTCGACCAGGGCCAGAGGCAATGCAACGAAGCTCGACATCAACATCGCGTGCAACACAAAAATGCCCAGGTCCAGGCGCAGCAGATCCGGGTGCTTGAGTGTCGGTATCAGCGCCTGTCGCGCAACGCCGGACTCGCGGTGCTGCAACGGCCCGGTTGCGCGCGGCACCATGAACATCACGATGACGATGCCGACCAGCGCCATGCCACCGGTGGCGAAGAACAACCCGGACAGGCCAAAAACACGGGTCAGCAATGGTCCTGCAACCATGGCGACCGCGAACGACAGACCAATCGTCATGCCGATCATGGCCATGGCTTTGGTCCGATGCTGTTCCCGGGTCAGGTCTGACAGCAACGCCATGACCGCCGCGGAAATCGCCCCGGCGCCTTGCAGGATGCGTCCGGCGATGACGCCCCAAATCGAATCGGCATTGGCCGCCAGCACACTCCCCAGGGCGAAGATGATCAGCCCCAGGTAAATCACCGGACGGCGACCGATGCGGTCGGAAATGAAGCCGAAAGGAATCTGAAAGATCGCCTGGGTCAGGCCGTAAGCTCCAATCGCCAACCCGATGAGGGCCGGGGTCGCTCCTGCCAGGTCCATCCCATAGGTCGCCAGAACCGGCAACACCATGAACATGCCAAGCATACGGAAGGCGAACACCAGGGCCAGACCGCTTGCTGCGCGGGTCTCACTGCCACTCATGCGTTCGCTGTGGGGATCGTGCATGGAAAAACCTCATGTGAACCGGCGGCGATTCTACCAGTCCCATCGATTGACGGGGTATATCGCGACGCTATGACGCGCACAGATGAAGCAGTCTTCATGCAAGGCTGCGCGCCCCGCATTTGATAGTGTGCATCCATCCAGTATTTGGCCGTATACTCCTACGTTTTCGACGCCCGCCGAGCGAGGCCACTTTGGACAAGATCCTGATTCGTGGGGCCCGAACCCACAACCTGAAGAACATCGACCTGACCCTGCCACGGGACAAACTGATCGTTATCACCGGCCTGTCCGGATCCGGCAAGTCGTCCCTGGCCTTCGATACGCTGTACGCCGAAGGCCAGCGCCGTTATGTCGAATCGCTGTCGGCCTACGCCCGGCAGTTTCTGTCGATGATGGAAAAACCTGACGTCGACACCATCGAAGGCCTGTCGCCAGCGATCTCCATCGAACAGAAGTCGACCTCGCACAACCCGCGTTCGACGGTTGGCACCATTACCGAAATCTACGACTACCTGCGCCTGCTCTACGCTCGCGTCGGTATACCGCGCTGCCCGGACCACGACATTCCACTGGAAGCCCAGACCGTCAGCCAGATGGTTGACCTGGTGCTGGCACAACCGGAGGGCAGCAAACTGATGCTGCTGGCCCC is a genomic window containing:
- a CDS encoding single-stranded DNA-binding protein, whose protein sequence is MARGVNKVILVGTCGQDPEVRYLPNGNAVTNLSLATSEQWTDKQTGQKVEKTEWHRVSMFGKVAEIAGEYLRKGSQVYIEGKLQTREWEKDGIKRYTTEIVVDMQGTMQLLGGRPQQGDQQGGGNNYQQSAPAPRQQAPRPQQSAPQQSRPAPQQAAPQPAPDFDSFDDDIPF
- a CDS encoding ion channel, encoding MSIFLLLRTYASSFFHRFGWAGLAIALGIHLSTAYIGLVLLGEQHLTAPATFTYFYLTTTLTVGYGDLAPQTSAGRIFVATWVMLGGIALLTAAIGKTTSSVIDVWRKGMKGKGDFTGKVGHTVLIGWEGASSERVIELLLQDETSNDNLIVICDCDLEENPMPGKADFIKGESLSSAALLLRAGVPGAERVLVRTHSDDLTLATVLAINQLSPVGHVVAHFNESEIAALASAYAPSLECTSSMAIEMLVRASQDPGSSVVINELLCVGQGATQYLMKLPETFEATFGDLYAQMKERHNATLIGYRAKGARQPSINPPGATRVEGGELFYIASTRLKEITNGMV
- a CDS encoding DUF350 domain-containing protein; translation: MLEALSISLNKAAVLGFVLYILGAAVLFALFQFIYTRITPHKEFELIRSGNVAAAIALGGAIIGFAIPASNVIAFSISILDFVVWAVIAAFVQLLAFLVTSLVLKGASERIKKGEIAAGIYVAAVAISVGMLNAACMTPSQY
- a CDS encoding OsmC domain/YcaO domain-containing protein, which translates into the protein MEIKVNFLDNLRLEAKFDDFTVVADQPIRYKGDGSAPGPFDYFLASSALCAAYFVKLYCDTRSIPTDNIRLSQNNIVDPENRYNQIFKIQVELPADISDKDRQGILRSIDRCTVKKVVQAGPEFVIEEVENLDADAQALLMPASSSEASTYIVGKDLPLEQTIANMSAILADLGMKIEIASWRNIVPNVWSLHIRDAHSPMCFTNGKGATKEGALASALGEFIERLNCNFFYNDQFWGEDIANAAFVHYPDERWFKPGRKDELPTEILDEYCLKIYNRDGELRGSHLIDTNSGNEERGICSLPYVRQSDGEVVYFPSNLIENLFLSNGMSAGNTLAEAQVQCLSEIFERAVKREIIEGEFALPDVPADVLAKYPGILAGIQALEEQGFPVLVKDASLGGEFPVMCVTLMNPRTGGVFASFGAHPSLEVALERSLTELLQGRSFEGLNDLPQPTFEGHAVTEPNNFVEHFIDSSGVVSWRFFSAKSDYEFVEWDFSGQGENSNAEEAATLFGILEGMGKEVYMAVYEHIGATACRILVPDYSEIYPVDDLIWDNTNKALFFRADILNLHRLDEDELQALVERLVESELDDYTDIPTLIGIEFDDNTAWGQLTILELKLLIYLALQRFEEAKEAVEMFLQYNDNTVERGLFYQAVNVVLEMKLDEDLELEDYEANFRRMFGNERTDAAIGSVDGSVRFHGLTPTSMELEGLDRHLRLIDSYKKLHMARANVTNLSR
- a CDS encoding MFS transporter, with the translated sequence MHDPHSERMSGSETRAASGLALVFAFRMLGMFMVLPVLATYGMDLAGATPALIGLAIGAYGLTQAIFQIPFGFISDRIGRRPVIYLGLIIFALGSVLAANADSIWGVIAGRILQGAGAISAAVMALLSDLTREQHRTKAMAMIGMTIGLSFAVAMVAGPLLTRVFGLSGLFFATGGMALVGIVIVMFMVPRATGPLQHRESGVARQALIPTLKHPDLLRLDLGIFVLHAMLMSSFVALPLALVEKAGLPKEQHWWVYLTALLISFFAMIPFIIYGEKKRKMKRVLLGAVLTLMLTELFFWQFGDSLRALVIGTVVFFTAFNLLEASLPSLISKVSPAGGKGTAMGVYSTSQFLGSALGGILGGWMFQHGGLSVVFLGCAGLAALWLAFAVTMREPPYVTSLRLPLSPEAIREAGLVERLKAVVGVTDAVIVEDEAAIYIKLDTELLDRTTLERLVNNPAGAACVA
- a CDS encoding glutathionylspermidine synthase family protein; this encodes MKKILCAERHDWKQTAESLGFLFHTIDDEPYWDESAYYQFTLKQIENDLEDPTTEIHEMCMDLVARVVQSEELLERLSIPAPFFDMVRTSWLEGHPHLYGRMDFSYNGSGPAKLLELNYDTPTSLYEAAAFQWGWLEQCIERGLLPKHADQFNSIDTKLHQAFAQLQLKQPFYFASMKDSVEDKGTTDYLRLIAEKVGIESRHIDIEDIGLTSDGRFVDLEDRWIPHLFKLHAWEFIFHEPFGAAIAQSDTQFFEPAWKSIISNKGILPLLWEFNKGHPNLLAAHLDTDPGKAVPKGWVRKPFFSREGANIELQTADGLIVKEDGPYTDAPFILQEFAPLPKFGDSFTLVGSWVIGDQAAGIGVREDNSLITKDSSRFLPHLILD
- a CDS encoding DUF1190 domain-containing protein, with the translated sequence MKRSKYVQLSLAASVAMAISGCGQAEKTYPVQKKYNFQSVQQCADEKLPVDVCSDAYMTAMAEHRRIAPVYDNQADCDADFVADWCQQDSAGKFIPKLGGFELTADGEVTQSQVDAAKAQLPASEANSGGSGFSGTSLLTGLLIGNMLSSNRNSYFSQPVYRYRDDRGNYASSTLSQRISKGSTFTKSNQARYGSSYTDSIRSSASKPMSVDSSTSRGGFGSKASARSGWGGSSSTGRSSS
- a CDS encoding DUF2491 family protein, translated to MGWFKQLMGLEAPKANTESKWTANETLPVTGPLGLALGKGVMFDTSLKLLLDGNTTVVIPGSQQIWSAGTVDLGQSTWLSRYYMNDEDHWLQVHTTGDIAGQVESVILFNYLSYITINSESELRRLAGPESLIGLPTYNHNGVEYTREWGTESGQTELVALSEHLKNPDESYSIEHRSMLYARETGLTDRREFLLFSVEEDAEGTISLSTSLGISLYTTDLNTF